The Budorcas taxicolor isolate Tak-1 chromosome 2, Takin1.1, whole genome shotgun sequence nucleotide sequence GTCTGGCTTCCCCAGGCTGATGAGTTTGCAATAGAGAATCTTAAGCGCTTTCTTAGATTTGTGTCCAAACCCCATGTTAAATTACTCAGGGCCTTTGCTGTCTTCTTCCTCCTAATTTCAGACCATTATATTTTCTATTCACACCTTCAGTTAAGGCGAATTAGCCAGCAGCTCTTAAAGTGGTAAAAGAGAACGTAAACCAGTTCTTTTTACTGGTTAGCAGTAACGCTTatgaaagcttttctttttaaagtcaccCGACATCCGAGGTAGTGACGAGAGGGAAATGTGGGGGCTAAATGTGATTCTGGTTTGTTTCCTTGGACCCTCTTGCCCACAGCCCCAGTCAGTTGAATTCAGCGTTCACTGGGCACTAGAATGTGTGAGGCCCCCCGTTTTGAGGGTTAGAGAGACCCAGGGACATGATTTGCCTATCTGTGAACTGATTCTGTACTGGGCGGTGTTTCTTTACATATGTGCAAAGCCTTCGCCTTCAGCATTGTTGAGTCCATTAGAAATCCTTAGTAGCCTAGTAATTGTTTCACACCAACCTGTGGAGACTttatcaatctttaaaaaaaaaaaatgtctgaaagtCTGCTGTCTTTTCTTTTCAGATAATGTACAACGGCCAGCCAATTACCAAAATGGCCTGTGGGGCGGAATTCAGTATGATAATGGACTGCAAAGGGAACCTCTATTCCTTCGGGTGCCCTGAATACGGTCAGCTGGGTATgcaagcacatttttaaaaagctctgtgATATAACTGTATGTTTAAAACCAGCAGTCAGTGTGGGGCTGCACACACATGGTAGAAATGTGGGTAATTGATCGCAGATAATGGCCTTGATCCATTAAGTGGATGTCCCGTTTGTGGACCAGCATGTCGTAACTCACGGGGCTGTGGAGTCCGACAGGGACTTGCCTTAATGAAAGTCAGGGCGTGAGTCTGTCAaaggatttttttctcatttgggaattcatttttatataaaatgatttcaaggttttttttttctttaccaattTTTAATCAAACCTATGTTCATTCATTTTCGTGTTTAAAGACTGGCCTTTATCGAAAGTGAGGAAATTATACAAGAGTAAGGTGGTTTTGAACACCCTGGCCTGGCCACTGTTTCAGGTATACGGAAGAGCCAAAATCATTTGAAAGTAGGATTCCCTTCCGGATTTTCAGCCCTAAACAGAACGGATGAAATTGGCTTACATTTCACTGAGTAGAAAAGTCAGACTCAGAAGGAACCGGCAGTGAGTGGAGTGACTCCTTTTGGAAAAGTCCTGCTTTCCCAAGGTCTCCATTTGCCCTCCCCGGCGTCTCCCAGCCCCTGGCGGCGCGGCGCGGGCGCCCCCTGCTGGCCGCTGGCGCGCGGGCTCCTCGGCGCCCGCCCGGGGCTGCCGGGGCTCCGCGGCACTTGGGCGCGGGGCTGGGAGGCGGTATAAATAGACTCAGGGAACAGCGCCTTTGTGAAACTAAATATACCTTAGTCAGAAGTGAGTGAGCAGGAACAGCCCCGTGCACACGCCTCTTGGTTGCCAGGGAGTTGCCAGAGCCTGCCGGAGAAACCGTCTCCGTGGCGTGGGCGCCGGTGCCGGCCGGCGAAGCGCCGGAAGTGAGCCTCCGGCCTGCTTCCGGAAACGCCGCGGGGCGCCGGAAGTGAGCCCCCGGCCTGCTTCCGGAAACGCCGCGGGGCGCCGGAAGTGGGCCTCCGGAAATGCCGCGGGGCGCCGGAAGTGAGCCTCCGGCCTGCTTCCGGAAGCGCCGCGGGGCGCCGGAAGTGAGCCCCCGGCCTGCTTCCGGAAACGCCGCGGGGCGCCGGAAGTGAGCCTCCAGCCTGCTTCCGGAAACGCCGCGGGGCGCCGGAAGTGAGCCCCCGGCCTCCGGCAACGCCGCGGGGGCAGCCCCGCTCTTCCTGCCTCTTCAGGCGGCCGGCGGGTAGGTGCTCCCTCCGGGACGTGTGGCGTCCTTGGCGACGGCGGCGGCTGATGTTGAGTGAGCAACTCCCGGGCGCCCGTCCCCGCTGCGGCGGGATGCCTAGACGCCCGGGCTCGTTAGGCTCGCTGAAACGGGCTCTGGGGGACTGGCCTCGTCTGTGTCTGTGGAGCCCGTTAGTCTTAACTCCGCAGCTTGTTGGAGAACCCGCCCTCAGTCCCGTTGTCTGAAGCCAGGGTGGTCCCGGGGAATTAGAGCTTGAGTTGTGAGCTGTGCACGCGCCCCCGCGACAGTTTCCGCGTCAGCGCAGCAGAGACAGCAGCGCGCCTGGTTCCGACAGCCACTCTAGTATCTTGGGTCGCTGGGGCGGGTTGGCCTTTCTGGCCTGTGGAGGGCCCTCGGAGGCCCCGACGTGGGCACGGAGCAGTTCAGCCTATGGGTATGAGGAGCCTCCCACGTGtctggccccagcccagccctagCCGCGCAGACACAGGGGTTTGGGTGTTTCTTATtgtgatttctgttcattttttaaagtaactgcTTTCAACCCACAACATCAATTCCATACCCTGGATATGCCTCAGATAGGAGGATGCTACCTTGGCTGACCAAAGTCCCCGTGAGGCCCGGCTAGACTGGACAGGTGCCCTGCGCCCTGGTCCCTGCTGACTGACGGCTACCTCTGGTCACTGCAGGTCACAACTCGGACGGCAAGTTTATTGCCCGGGCGCAGCGGATAGAGTATGACTGCGAGCTAGTGCCCCGGCGCGTAGCCATCTTCATCGAGAAGACAAAAGACGGCCAGATCTTGCCTGTCCCGAATGTGGTGGTGCGGGACGTGGCCTGTGGCGCTAACCACACGGTAAGGCTTCAGTGTTTCTCACCTCAGTGGAGACCCTGGGCTTTGCAAAGCAGATAACAGCCCCTGGCCGCCTGGAGGGCTTCACACCGTCAGATGTCTGGGGGCGTCATTTTCATCTGCCAGCTTCCGCATGGCGTTCACAGACGGGGCTGAGTGAGCAGACTTTGGGTTGGGGTCACACAGGaagagttttctgtttttgtcttgtGTCATGTCTTTCCAGGTTGATGGTATCTCAGGGCGTTGAATGGATTCAGTCACTGAGGGTGTTTCCTTAAAGGCCGATTTAGATCAAGGCGATGGAACTTCTGCATGCGCGTCTTTCTACCTCAGTTGCCTTCCTGTGGCTATTCTGCCTGAGACTTGGGTCTCATCTCCCTTGTCCTGCTAGGAGTTCAGAGACGGGCTAGTCTCCTGTTCATGGGCAACTGGCGGTGTGACCTCAGGACTGGGCACCTTCGGTCCCTTCTAGTCCAACGGCTGCTTCTCTCATACAGTGTAATCAGAAGAAATAGATCTTACTCACTCAGGCCTCTGATCTCAAATCATGTTTATAGGTTCTACATTTACATGATTCAAACACCGGACATCAAGGAGACTGGAGAGAGGAAGAtgggttttttaattgaagtatagttggtttatcaCGTGCTGGTTTATGCTTTACAGCAGAGGGATTCGGTTATACGTGTTCTTGTGTCCTTTTccgcattcttttccattacgatTTGCTACAGGACAGTGACTGCTGTCCCCTGTGCTACAGTTGGCCTTTTTTGTCATCTTCTTGTTGTGTGTCTGCCAATCCCAGACTTGGAATTtattcccctgcccccaccagcccCACTTCCCCTTTGGTCACCGTGAGTTTGTTTTCTTggtctgtgagtctttctgtgTCATAAACAAGTTCGATTTTGTTGTATTCTGGATAAGTGATGccctgtgggctttctctttctgacttcatttcaCTCCGAGTGGTCATCTCCAGGTCCCCCCACGCcgctgcagatgacatgattattttgatggctgagtagtagCTCATTGTGTATGtaaccccccctttttttttcagaagaggaATTGGTGTTTtagttaaaaagattttttttaacttatttaaagtTACACTGGagtgtagccaattaacagtgttatgttcatttcaggtgcattctcccctaaactcccctcccttcTAGGCTGCTACATAAACACctggtttatccattcatcttccttgtttatccattcaacttCCATGTCTTGCTTGTTGTCAagaatgctacagtgaacaccgGGGTGCATATAAAGACGGGTTTAAATTGTTGACTTGTCACCACGCGCACTGCGCCTGTGACCAAGTGGAGGTCAGCTGTGTGATGTGGACCTGCCTGAAGGAGAATGAGAGGTGGGCAGGGCTCTTCCTCCGGACTCTGCAGTGGAGTCAGGGCTGAAAGAGGAAGTGGAGTGCAGTGGCCTGCCCTAGAGACATCGCTGTAATGGGGGAAAGGGGAAGACTTAAAACCTGAACAGCCATGTCTTAGGAATGGCCGAGGAAGCAGCAGGCATCCTGGCTGTGCTGCACCTGCTGGCAGGCCGCTCCCCCGTCCGCGGCAGGCAGAGGTCACCTCGGTGTGTCTGCCCTTTGCCCTCAGCTGCGGCCGCAGACTCGCAGAGCAGCAGCCCCCTGCGCGTCCCGTCCCAGCGCTGTGCTCTCTGCCTCCTGCAGCTGGTCTTGGACTCCCAGAAGCGGGTCTTCTCCTGGGGCTTCGGTGGCTACGGCCGGCTGGGCCACGCCGAGCAGAAGGACGAGATGGTCCCCCGCCTGGTGAAGCTGTTCGACTTCCCAGGGCGTGGGGCGTCCCAGATCTACGCCGGCTACACCTGCTCCTTCGCTGTCAGTGAAGTAGGTCAGTGATCATTCCTTGTCTGGGCCTTGGGAGGAAGGCGCCCAGAGtcccagttttcctgcctggctGCGTGCTCCACTGGGGAGACCCGTGGCCTCTGCCGTGGTTGAGACCAGGGACCTGATTTCATCAACCGCCCAGGCCCTGGCCAGAACTCTCTGTTGCCCCTCAGGCCTCGCgggtccccttcctctcctcctctccttggATGCTGCTGAGATGAGGAGTCATTCAGCCCCTGAGAGACGGTGACAGTGGGGGCATGTTTCTCTTCCCCAGGTGGTCTGTTTTTCTGGGGGGCCACCAACACGTCCCGGGAGTCCACCATGTACCCGAAGGCCGTGCAGGACCTCTGTGGCTGGAGAATCCGGAGCCTGGCTTGTGGGTACGTGACCGTGTCTCCCGTAAGCGGGACGTCTGCCCCTGCCCTGGGCATGGTGGACACACCTAGATGGTGTCCTGTCCCTAGAGGGCTCCACTCTTCCATTGGGGTGTCAGGTGCCCCGAATTCCAGAGTCTGGAGGGGAGGGACTCCGCTCAGAGCAGGGGGCGTTGGGAGGTCCTTGGACAGGTGACTCCCTCTCCTGCTGCTGCAGAAAGTCACTGAGGGCTTCACTCTTCAAAGATGGTGGGCTCTATCCGTGTTGCAGGTTCACAACCCTATGTAGTTGGGACATTTTAAGTTACCGTGACACAGTGGGAATGAGAAAGTGACTTTAAGTCAGTGGTGTTCTGTTTGTTTTGAGGGTACTTGTTGAGCCATGCAGCACTTCTCGGGGAGGAGTTTGGTGATGTCCGTTACCTGCTGGGTTTGGGGGAGGTGGCTCTGTAGTGCTTGGGTCGCTGTGGCCCTGATCTGAAGCCTGTGGCCCCGCCCAGCTTCCTGTCCGGCAGGCTCCACCCCTTCGGAGGGAGCTCTTCGTCCTCGTTTGgtgtctcttccttttcccaCCGTGTTTGTTCCTCTTAAAGGGACCGCCTGCCGCAAGGGCCTGAGAGCTAAGGGTGGGCACGGGGTGGGGAGACGGGGGCCCGTGTTTCCGGGTGCTGAGGGCCTCTCCTGTCTGCGTCTGCTCCAGACAGTGGGCTTCAGGACGCGCTCCTGGCCCCGTGCTGTGCTGTCGCAGATGGAGGCTTAGTGGGGCCAGCTTGGTTTTATGCTGGTAGGTTCGCGCCTTGCAGGGAGCCCACGAAAGCGCCTGGGGCTGCTGGGTGGTGGGGTGCAGGGCTGGACTGCTGGACGCCTGGCTGACAGCTGCTGCCCGTTTGCAGGAAGAGCAGCATCATCGTGGCTGCGGACGAGAGCACGATCAGCTGGGGCCCCTCACCGACCTTCGGGGAGCTGGTAAGCTGGTCCCTGCCTGGTGGGCAGAGCCCTGCTCGGGCTCCTGAGTCACGCAGGAAGGAGGAGTGCATGTGTGCGCGTCTGTGTTCTTGGTGCATGCAGGCCTGCAGTGTCGCTTCAGCTTTCAAAGATGAGACGGTTTTTTGAAAGTCTTTTCTGGCCACATTGTTGGTGGAAACTGGGAAGTCGCAGGTCCTGTCTCCCCTCACGCTGTGTAAACGGTAATTGTGGGATGACGCGATAGGAGAGAGGGTGGTTGCTCTTCGCTCTCCCCAGGAGGGTTTCAAGCTACAGGATCAGCGTGCCCTCCTAAACCGCGGGGCCAGCAATGACCATGTTCCGGTCTTCCTGGTTTCCAGCCTCTGAGGTCATTTGGGGACATTGTTCCCTCATTTTTCCCAATAAGTTTGTCTGTGTTCCTGCTTTTAATCTCAGTTACTGGACTGATTAACCTTCCCCACACACTTGGCCTTCTCACCCAAAGCTTCTGCGTGTGGTGAGTTCTTAACTTTCAATGTCTTCATCAAGAACAGCTGGGCTGGGGCTCACCCTGATGCCCGCCTGTTCTCTTTGCGGTTTGGTCGTCAGCCTGGCTCTTGTGTTTCCTTCTGGGAACGAGGCCTGTTTCCTGTCCCCCTGTCATGGGTATGGGGCGCTGGGGTGCTTCTCGACCCCTGTGCCGTCTCAAGGGCCGGTGGCCCTGAACATGCCTTTTCCTTGGGGCCGTGCAGTGGAACCTTGAAAGAGATGAGAACCTGGCCGTCTTTACGGGCCGTTCTGAGAGAAGATGTCCCTAGCATCTGTCAGAAACAGACTCCGAGTGTTGATTTGGAGGCTTGGAGGGAACAAGGTGGACTTTGGGTCCCCCTCTCAGAGTTGAGGAGCCCGTGAGGCCCTTGGCTGGCAGCAGAGGAAGCTGGCCCCCCGTGGGGGCCCTTGTTTGAGCTGGGCTGGAAGGCCCTCACACCGTAGCACGTACTGTGCGCCCCCTGCACCCCCATCCCCAGGCTGGGCTGTGCCTCCGTCCCGTGTCCTGGAGTCCCTGCTGATTGTGGACACAGGTGGGGACGGGGACAGCCAGCACCCGTGGCCTAGGGCCCCTGAGGGCCGAGGCCGCCTTTCCCCTGTGTTCGCCGTGCTGTCTGAGATGGCGGGGCTCAGCCACAGAGGCCCTGGGTCCGTGGGAGGCTCAGGCAGGCTGCCCTGGTGCCGGCTTTCCGGCTGGTATTCGTGAGCATCCCTCTTCACCTCACCAGGGCTACGGGGACCACAAGCCAAAGTCTTCCACGGCAGCTCAGGAGGTGAAGACGCTCGACGGCATCTTTACGGAGCAAGTGAGTGGGGCGccctggggagcagggagagaaggTGGGCCGGGCCGCGCTCATCTGCCTTTGCCCTCTGCACGCTGCCTGGTCTCGGCTGCCGCCTCCCTGTGCCCACCTCTGGGGCTTTCTGGTGGGTGACCAGGCCGGCACAGAGGCGAGCCGCACGCACCCTGAGGGCCGCTGGCCACGGCCCAGCCACAGCCAGTTTGCTCTGGTGCGGGGCCTGCTCCTGTCTGCATCTCGCCTTCCCCTGAGGCTGTggggcaggtggtggggtgaggccCCTGCGACTGGCCCTTCGGGCACCAGCCCTTGTTGCTGAGGCGCGGGGTGCTTGTCCTTCCCACGAGGCAGGGCTGTGGttcagagaggcagagggagccGCTGGCTTCTGCCGGCCATTGCTGTCCGGGCCTGCTGGGGCCCCAGATGGTCGGCGGCGGTCTCACCGACACTGGGGGTCCTCAGTCAGGGCCCTTTTGAACTCTCCAGGGTGCTTCCGCTTTGACCTCTATGCTGACCCCTGGCCAGCCTAGCTTCCCAGTGTCCCACGGTCAGCCTTGGGCTTGTCATCCCCAAACTCAGTGCCTGGCTGATGCGCCCTTGCCCACCCGGTGCCCGTGTCCCCTAGGTGGCCATGGGTTACTCACACTCCTTGGTGATTGCAAGAGACGAAAGTGAGGCGGAGAAGGAGAAGATCAGGAAACTGCCAGAGTACAACCCGCGGACCCTCTGACGCCCCGGAGCCCCCGCTCCACACCTCTTGCGGCAGCTGTCACGGCCACTTGCACTGGGATGGGAAGTCCAGCGAGGCGTTTCAGGAGCGAAAGCTGACCGAAGGTGCACTTCTGTCAGACTCCCTGAGGCTCCGTTTTATAAGTGATTCAACGCCGACTGCCTTTTCTGTCTGCTTTCCAAAGtgggtatttttttcccctctccttgatgtttaattaaaatatttgctcATAGTAGACTTACCATTCCTACGAAAGAGGCAGAAACTTTGAGCaatctaggctttttttttttaggttccccATCCCCCGCCCCGTACACTTCTCAAAAACGCCCCTTTCCATTGTGGTGAGCATTGTGAGCCCGGCGGGTGCCGCCTGGGACAGGTCTCTCTGTGCTCAAAAAACACATCACTCGTGGGAGCGGCAGTACCGTTCCCGGTGGTCCCCGCGTGCTCAGCAGCACCCGGCCCGCCGCCTTCTCGCTTTTCCTTCTGACCGGCCGCGTGcgctctgcccctccccctggCTGCCTGTAAGCCCCGTTGCCTTCTGGCTGTGACATTAATAGAACCTGCCGTTCCCCCCCGGTGGGGGCTCGTGGATCTGTGTTTAGCCATTCATATCTACTTTAGCTGTCAAGTCCAAATGGAAACCAGGTGATCGTGGAACCAGTGGGGACTTGGGGGTGGACAGACGTGGTTCCAGATGCGGTTCGAAGGCTCCCGTGAGCTGGGGCCGCCTCGCCAGCACCTGCCGTTGGAGGCCGGCTAGCAGGACGGTGCGTCTGGAGTCCCTGCGCAGGAGGCTCGTCCTCTCTGTCCCGGCCTTCATCACCTGCGTGTTTCTGTCTTGATCCCGAGCCCCTGGCTGGATCCTGCTGCAACAGCCCAGTCTGTTTCCGAGGCCTGGGTTCTTCCACAAACCCAACTCTCTAGCCACGTTTGCTTGGCTGTGCTACCAAATAGTTGGGATTGTGGAAGAAGTCCCCTTCCCCGAGTCAGCGCAGAGGCTGCGACCGGCTCCCCGCAAGTGCCCTGCGCACCAGCATGTCCCTGGCGCTGCCTGAGTTACGAGGTGCCTTTCCTGGAGCCCTCCTCTTGCTCGGACCCGAGAGAGGTGGAGGCCCTGGCCAGGTCCGTGGTCTCTGGAGGGTCTGGACTGGTTTGGGTGCTTTAAAATAGCCGTTTGGGTCAGTGGTGCTTGTGGGGAGACGGGGGAGAGGTGCAGTGTGAGGTTAGGTGGAAGGGAAAGTtcagtatttctcttttttattattcttgCTTCGCTTTTGTTACCGTTTTTGTCTCGATGTTAAAATGCCAAAAATGACTAGTCGTTGCTTTTCCTCTCCTCGTCCCTCCCGCCCCGTCGCTCCTGACGGCGGCTCCCTCCTCCACAGGGATGTGGCAGCGCCTGTCCTGGCCAGCCCCGAGGCCTCGCGGCAGGAGGCCAGCCTGCATCTGTGCTAAGGTTTAGTCTGACTTCATGCTCGTCTCTGCTGTCTGTGTTTATAGTCCAGGGGAGAAGCTTCTGCAACTCCAGAGCTTCTGCTAAACTAACCTGATTTGTCCAAATCACCCTCTAATCACCATCTCTGACTCAAGCTTCCCCGTGTAGAGCCCCTCGGTTTCCCCCGACAGAGCTCTTCCTGAAGCGGGCCTGGCGCCCACGCTCCTGGACCGTGTGCGGCTCCCTGGGGCTGTGCGCCCACCCAGGTCCTGGCCCACGCCGCGGGCTGGAGCAGGAAAGGGATGTCCCCTCCACGTGAGGCTGCCCTGTTCTCTCCCAGTCACTGCTTGGAGCTCAGAATAGTAAAATGAACTTCTAACCGGGAAAACCCCTTAGAACAGGGAACTGGGAGACAGCTCGGCCCGGGGCGTGGCTGTGGCCCCAGACCCGTCTCCCAGCTCTGGAAGGAGGCTGGACGAGGAGCCTGGGCGTGAGGGGAGAGCCCAGGGGGAGGTGGTGGTTCGTTGAAGGTGCCTGGTTTAGTGCTCTAATTgtccttttttatatatatatttcttggagtaaacattttaaataaacggCATCGTTGTTTGCTCTGTTTCGGCTTCTGCATTTCTCTTTCAGTGGAACAAGGGGAAGGACACAAAAGTGCTTCCCAACGTGCCCCTCCGCAGCCCCGACTCCGGGCCCCCCAGAGCCCCGGGCTTCAGAGTGTAGGTTTTAGCCCTgtgtgggtggggaggtgggtgaaGCCCCCCTGCTGTCCCTGGAGGCATGCGACCCTCAGGGAGGCTTCAGAGCCCCATTGGCCCAACTCAGCTGGCTAAGATTGAGGCAGGGAAAGCGTCCtcgccctgcccacctcccccgCCCTTCATAGGGAGCCCTGCTGATCGGCACCTGGCGGTATGGCGAGCTGTCCACCAGGGGGCACCTTGTGAACTCTTCCGCCTGAGTTGACAGCTTCTCCAGGCTACCTGCCTTGCAACACCTTCCCTGTGAGGCCTCTGGGATGCCAGCTGCTTTCTGTACTCAGATCAGCCCCTCCCGTCGGCCCTGCCTCATTCCCAGTGTCTGGACTGCTTGGAGCTTCCCGGGGGCAGGGCGGGAGCAGCTGTGGTTAAACCTCAGCATCTGCGTGGTCACAGGGGTGGGCCCCTCTCTCTCGGACACTACAGGCTTCCTAGGGACTGAGGCGCAGCTTGCCCTTTAGAGGCTGTACCTGCCCACCCAGGAGACCGGAGCCTGTCCCTGCTGAAGCCCACTGTCCATACGGCCCAGGGTCAGTTCCTTAGGACTGGCCCCCAGCAGCTCCCACCTGGCCAAAGGGAagccctctcccttctcccagccTAGAGTCTCCTGTGCAGTTCAAGCATCGagatccaccagggaagatgaCTGTGACCCGAGCCGAGTCACTTACTGCTCCAGGCAGCTCTGAGgcagcctggcccccagccctTCCCCGGGGCGGCCTGACCCCGGGGTGTCCCAGCTGTTCCACTTCCCATCCTGAGCGGTTAGCccctgtccccacctccccccgccccaaacAAGATCACGGCCAAGATGCAGTCAGAACAGCTAGGACTTTAATGGGCCCTCAGTAACTTCTCTGCTGAAAGCCATTTTCCAAGCTTTCCCAAGGGGCTCAGGCTGCCAGCATTGCCACCCACTGAGCAACCGGGAGCTGGAGGCGCATAGGGTTAGGAAGGGGGTCCCTGAGCAGGGCACGAACCAGACGCTGTCGGGTGGCGGTGGTGGGCCTTGCGTgccgggcagggcagggcaggggcgctCAGGTGGTCTAGGGGACCATGCCCCACCACTTGAAGGCAAAGGGCACCCGGCGGATGCTGGCGCAGGAACAGAAGTCTCCGATCTCGGTCAGGTAGCAGTCGAAGTCGTCGATGAAGTTGCACTGGAAGCCCAGCGGCTCCAGCAGCTGGCAGACCCGCTCCTCCAGGCAGCAGGCGCCGCTGACCCGGGGCCCGAAAGGCTTGGGGATGCCCAGATTCAGGCCCATCACGACCATCTGCAGCTGTCGGGGGGTGGTTAGGTGGGTCAGGCCTGGACAGGGGTCAGAGTCGTGGAAAAGCCCCCCAGTCTTCTAGGCTTCAAGGAAGGCCACGGGGTTCATTCCGTGCAGGGAAAACCCAGCTGCAGCTGGGCTAGACCAGGTCCCCGAGCCCGTGCCCGGGCAGGCGCCACTCATCCCTTTGAGCAAGCCTCCCCACTCCACTGGACCCTCCAGTGACTCCCGCATTTCTCAGCAGCAAGACCAGGACCCTGCCCAGCCGAGGCCTAGCTTGGCAACTTCCCCGGTTCCCCAGTACCGCGTTTCTCCTGCCCTGGCCTGTCATCTCGCCTGCCTCTGCTGGAACGCTCTCCACCCCCAGTTTCGTCATTGGACTTCACACACCTTCACTCCAGCATCTCTCATCCTCAAACACAGCCAATCCCACCATTACCCACACCTCCCTTCTCCCAGGGCCAGGAAAGTCTATATTCCACACCCAGAAGGCCTCACTGGTTTTGTAAAAAGAACCATTTGTGATTGCATGCAGGTCCTGCATCCCCAGGGCTTAGAGAGGCCTACAAGTGTTTAAGAAATTGACAAGTGTCTCAGTTTTTTAGGCGTCTCCATGAGGAGTCACAGTggcaagagacaggtcaggtgtaGACCACGGTTGGAAGAGGCTTGGCCTAGCAGAGGTCTCTCACAATACCCACACTGCCAAATTCCCAATTCCTGTTCTAAATCAGAGGGTGCTGCAGATACATGGAGACTCCACGAGAGAGACTCTCTGTGGTCTTGTGCCCAGCAGATGGCTCAGCCCCTTCCACCCTGATGTCGCCCAGCCGGGCCCCGCTCACCTGCTCCCTGCAGGGCTCTGCCCTAACAGGGGGGCTGCCCCTTCCTCTCAGGCACCCCTGTCTGCGGGGTCCCGCCTCTCTAGTCTAGCCCCGAGGCCGGCCAGCCGCAGCCCTCACCAGGTCGGGGAAGTAGGGCCGGGCGTAGAGCCTCTTGGTCTGCTCGCTGGGGGGCGCGTTGGCGATGTGCTCCAGGCAGAAGAGCTGCGGGATGGGGATGATGTCCTCCTCTTGCAGGCCCAGCTCCCTCTTGAGGATGCTGCGGTTCAGGTGGATGCACTTCtgcggggggcagggggccagggagggagggCGCTCAGGCACAGCCCCGAGGAACTGGCCGCCTCGGCAGTGGCTGTGGGCAGGGGTCCGGCCCTCTGCAGCGGCGCTCAGCGCAGACGCCTGGTGTCTCAGGCCAGGATCTGCCAGCTCGTCAGCACTGGGCCGGCCGGCTCCTAGTGCCAATTCCATGGTAGCGTGGGGGCCCCTTGGGCTTCGATCCTGGCTAGAGTTGGGGACCCAGGCGAGGGCACAGTCGGTCCTCAGATCGTTGTCAGGACCTTAGAGACGGAACCAGCAGTGGACCCCCgggcacctccctccccagaccGGCTAATACCCAATGCCTGAGCCACATCCCAGGTTTATGACAAAGGGCTCGCGACCCTACGCCCAGGGTGCGTGTCACCAGGACTCAGGGGTGCTGTTCGGACACCCACCTGGCTGCTGCCCACCCTGCAGTGCCCAGAAGCTTCCCCTGTTTCACAGGTCAGGGTACACTGCATGCCTTGGCTGGGAGCCCTAAGGACTCAGTGAGGCAAGTGGCGTTGTGCTAATGGGTGACCTTGGGCCCATCattgcccttctccaggccccGGCTTCCCCATTAGAGGTTGTTTAATTTCTGGGACATCTGCTACTCATAACTCGTGATTTGCGTTTTCAAAGATTTGAGGTACTGGGCAATTTCATCCAGGAAGAGTCAAGAAGGCCCTGGGGTGCTCTCTAGAGCTCAGAGCTTCCTGGAGAAGCTGTGGGTGCTGAGAGAGCCCTGACTTTGGTCCCAACACTAGCTGACTTGGGTCACCCTGGGGCTCAGGTCAGTTTCCCAGCTCACTGGCATCAGCTCTGTGCGCCTCGCCATCCGCATGGACAAGGCAAGGTCACTTCATAGGGTCACTGTGAGGACTGGAGTCGGGCGTTGTGCGTGACGCTTGGTTGGTTATTACTGTGCAGTTAGGGACCCGTTGCCGAGGTGGTCCTGGCCTTCCCCTGCCTTTTAGAGCAGGTCCCCCCATCCGTGGTCCGTACCTCGGCATAGTCATTCTGCTTCCTCATCTTTTCATC carries:
- the RCC2 gene encoding protein RCC2, whose protein sequence is MPRKKAAAAWEEPSSGNGTARAGPRKRGGPAGRKRERPERCSSSSGGGSSGDEDGLELDGAPGGGKRAARPAATKAGGAAAVITEPEHTKERVKLEGSKCKGQLLIFGATNWDLIGRKEVPKQQAAYRNLGQNLWGPHRYGCLSGVRVRTVVSGSCAAHSLLITTEGKLWSWGRNEKGQLGHGDTKRVEAPRLIEGLSHEVIVSAACGRNHTLALTETGSVFAFGENKMGQLGLGNQTDAVPSPAQIMYNGQPITKMACGAEFSMIMDCKGNLYSFGCPEYGQLGHNSDGKFIARAQRIEYDCELVPRRVAIFIEKTKDGQILPVPNVVVRDVACGANHTLVLDSQKRVFSWGFGGYGRLGHAEQKDEMVPRLVKLFDFPGRGASQIYAGYTCSFAVSEVGGLFFWGATNTSRESTMYPKAVQDLCGWRIRSLACGKSSIIVAADESTISWGPSPTFGELGYGDHKPKSSTAAQEVKTLDGIFTEQVAMGYSHSLVIARDESEAEKEKIRKLPEYNPRTL